The following are encoded together in the Lactuca sativa cultivar Salinas chromosome 1, Lsat_Salinas_v11, whole genome shotgun sequence genome:
- the LOC111896975 gene encoding uncharacterized protein LOC111896975 produces the protein MMLCPELNTQIQTWLRDYDKIQSFAVILIYIQIACALIGSLGALYNGITLVNLGIGLFALVAIESSSQSLGRTYAALLFSAILLDILWFIFFSQEIWNISSEIYGEFAIFSVRLTLLMQIIGFTVRSSSSLLWIQMYRLGPSLVDSIVPRDGDMDSRNSFMNPATPPHVVRRTSGSLDSVGGGGGGASIYDPSYYTSLFPDNHDEESLQPGQNRRMGMDASLSDSLLKPPLGKSFRGSNERSIVNRLGSL, from the exons ATGATGCTTTGTCCTGAATTGAACACTCAGATACAAACCTGGCTTCGTGATTACGACAAGATTCAGTCGTTCGCCGTGATTCTAATTTACATTCAA ATTGCTTGTGCTTTGATTGGATCATTGGGGGCATTATATAATGGAATTACGCTTGTAAATCTCGGAATTGGGTTATTCGCATTGGTTGCAATCGAGAGTAGCAGCCAGAGTCTAGGTCGAACTTATGCAGCTCTATTATTTTCCGCAATTTTGCTAGACATTCTGTGGTTCATCTTCTTCAGTCAAGAAATCTG GAACATTTCTTCAGAGATTTATGGAGAATTTGCGATATTTTCAGTGAGATTGACTCTGTTAATGCAAATAATTGGGTTCACAGtaagatcatcatcctcattgttATGGATTCAGATGTATAGATTGGGGCCTTCACTTGTAGATAGTATAGTTCCTCGAGATGGAGATATGGATTCGAGGAACAGTTTCATGAATCCTGCAACACCTCCTCATGTAGTTAGACGCACATCTGGTTCTCTTGATTcagttggaggaggaggaggaggagcttCCATCTATGATCCATCATACTACACCTCTCTTTTCCCAGATAACCATGATGAAGAATCTTTACAACCG GGTCAAAACCGTCGCATGGGCATGGATGCGTCGCTGTCTGATTCTCTGTTGAAGCCACCTTTAGGAAAATCTTTTCGGGGTTCAAAT GAAAGGAGCATAGTAAACAGGCTTGGGAGTCTTTGA